Proteins encoded in a region of the Streptomyces sp. NBC_00513 genome:
- a CDS encoding MerR family transcriptional regulator, whose protein sequence is MLRTPTGGAGNGTAASAGRLVSIGTVLTMLRDEFPDVTISKIRFLEAEGLVEPRRTPSGYRKFSTDDVDRLSRILRLQRDHYMPLKVIREQLDALDRGEQVRIPSPTMHGDSVDPASPAAVYGEVGRERSTAARVGRAELISAAEVDEVQLGEWESYGLIAEAPGGGFDAETVTVARLIADLGRFGLEPRHLRAMKAAADREAGLVEQLVAPLRRHRNPQTRAHAEATMRELAGLSVRLHEALVQTALGVRLN, encoded by the coding sequence ATGCTGCGCACCCCGACAGGCGGTGCCGGAAACGGCACCGCCGCCTCGGCCGGGCGGCTGGTGAGCATCGGCACGGTGCTCACCATGCTGCGTGACGAGTTTCCCGACGTCACGATCTCGAAGATCCGCTTCCTGGAGGCGGAGGGGCTCGTCGAGCCCCGGCGCACACCTTCCGGATACCGCAAGTTCAGCACCGACGACGTCGATCGGCTGAGCCGGATCCTGCGCCTCCAGCGGGACCACTACATGCCGCTGAAGGTCATTCGCGAACAGCTCGACGCGCTCGACCGCGGCGAGCAGGTCCGCATCCCGTCGCCCACCATGCACGGGGACTCCGTCGACCCCGCGAGCCCCGCCGCCGTGTACGGCGAGGTGGGGCGAGAGCGCTCCACCGCGGCCCGGGTGGGCCGCGCCGAGCTGATCTCCGCCGCCGAGGTGGACGAGGTACAGCTCGGCGAGTGGGAATCGTACGGGCTCATCGCCGAGGCGCCGGGCGGCGGATTCGACGCCGAGACGGTCACCGTGGCCCGGTTGATCGCGGATCTCGGTCGATTCGGGCTCGAGCCCCGCCATCTGCGCGCCATGAAAGCGGCCGCGGATCGGGAGGCCGGTCTGGTCGAACAGCTCGTGGCCCCGCTGCGCCGACACCGCAACCCGCAGACCAGGGCCCATGCGGAGGCCACGATGAGGGAGCTCGCCGGGTTGTCCGTACGGCTCCACGAGGCCCTGGTACAGACCGCCCTCGGGGTCCGGCTCAACTGA